From a region of the Cucumis sativus cultivar 9930 chromosome 6, Cucumber_9930_V3, whole genome shotgun sequence genome:
- the LOC101206996 gene encoding E3 ubiquitin-protein ligase KEG has product MPKKWKQVGIPSCSICRIHFDEDSRSPLLLQCGHTFCKHCLSQIIAPTSPKPSLTCPKCRHVSTIGNSVLSLPKNFAILPMISPASVSHSAEVTDSDDDDAGADEDGADESDRGRRSSGCHGCGEGFGDHELKLVRKIDGGKREEMELWFAWLRSRVGGCRHRVVVRRVKMGNVGDLDWVEKQLEKLRRASIWCRNVCSFLGVMKVEDYLCIVMDWFPGSVQSEMQRSGGRLTLEQILRFGADIARAVVELHAADVLCMNLKPSNFLLDANGHAVVSDYGLPLILKKPCHRAGIFPPEHESSRQHWCLECLFLSPHYRSPEAWEPLKRPLHLFRDDGIGISTQSDVWSFGCALVEMCTGSTPWAGLSTEEIYRSVVKEGKLPPQYASIVGVGIPRELWKMIGECLQYKPLKRPTFHAMLAVFLRHLQGIHRPPTRPTAEVASSPRIDRLEQSPTSVLDILQVKSNHLHQLVSEGDVNGVRDLLSKSASGNNSSSVISLLEAHNSEGQTALHLACRRGSPELVDAILDYSDADIDSPDENGNPPIVFALAVGSAECVRALIRKSANGMFRLMEGFGRSVAHVCAYYGQPDCMRELLQAGADPNAVDDNGESVLHVAIAKKFTPCAIVIMEHGGCKSMGFLNSKNLTPLHMCITSLNVDVVKRWVELASPEEISEAIDIPSSTGTALCMAAALKKDREIEGRELVRVLLKAKADPAAQDPQQCRTVLHTAAMANDVELVKIILNAGVDVNITNLHNTIPLHLALARGAKPCVQLLLSAGANCNLQDDDGDNAFHLAADAAKYIRECLDCILLILKYPGAAIGVRNHSGKTFCDLLEALPREWIFEELMDALEEKGIHLSPTIFQVGDWVKFKRCVTNPAYGWQGAGPRSVGFVQGSQSSDGLSVSFCSGVAHVLADEIIKVIPMDRGQLVQLKPDVREPRFKLFEQSRDSIGTVLCIDDEEGIIRIGFTGASRGFQADPADFQRLQEFKVGDWIRVRYTLPAAKHGFGDVTPGSIGVVYGIRPDSSLLIEFCYVQSPWLCEPEEIEPVVPFKIGDQVCVKRSISEPRYPWDGETHNSVGKVCDIESNGLLIIDLPNRHGPWKVDPSDMEKVDKFKVGDWVRVKTSVPSPKYGWDDVPRSSIGIIFSLEEDGDVDVAFCFRSKTFPCSVTDIEKVPPFEVGQEVHILPSVTQPLLGWSDETPASSGKLERIDMDGTLNVRVSGRKKLWRVAPGDAEKLSGLAVGDWVRIKQCLGARSNYESNNTGKENIAVVYSIQDYSYVDLASCFREGKFPVHCTEVEKIPPIKIGQYVHFRAGLIIPRWGWRGANPNSRGVVTAVNANGEIRVSLFGLSGWWRGDPADFEVEQMYAVGEWVKLKEDYTDGRKSLPAGSIGVVQGLSYQENEWDGSVLVGFCREPELWVGHTSKLEKTERFYIGQHVKVKPSIPNPRFGWSGHSHASIVSITAIDADGKIKVSSSSPQKLWILDPSEVVMVEEEQLNIGDWVKIKPSIVMPAYHWGDVTRQSVGVIHKMEDGELWVAFCFMEQLWMCKDSEMEKVRPFRVGDTVRFREGLKIPRWGWGMETHASKGQVVGVDANGKVRVRFRWREGRPWIGDPADLVLDNTT; this is encoded by the exons ATGCCGAAGAAATGGAAGCAAGTCGGAATCCCTAGCTGTTCAATCTGCAGAATTCACTTCGATGAAGATTCTCGATCCCCTCTTCTGCTCCAATGCGGCCATACTTTCTGCAAACACTGTCTTTCTCAAATCATTGCTCCAACTTCTCCTAAACCTTCTCTTACATGTCCCAAATGCCGCCATGTTTCCACCATCGGCAATTCCGTGCTTTCTCTTCCAAAGAATTTTGCTATACTACCCATGATCTCCCCTGCCTCCGTTTCTCACTCTGCTGAGGTTACCGATAGCGATGACGACGATGCTGGAGCTGATGAGGATGGGGCTGATGAGTCTGACCGGGGACGGAGGAGTTCTGGTTGTCATGGTTGTGGAGAGGGGTTTGGGGACCATGAATTGAAGTTGGTGAGGAAGATCGATGGAGGGAAAAGGGAGGAGATGGAGCTTTGGTTTGCTTGGTTGAGGTCTAGAGTTGGTGGGTGTCGGCATAGAGTGGTGGTGAGGCGGGTGAAGATGGGGAATGTTGGGGATTTGGATTGGGTGGAGAAGCAGCTTGAGAAGCTGAGGCGTGCGTCGATTTGGTGTAGGAATGTATGCTCGTTTCTTGGAGTGATGAAAGTGGAGGATTATCTTTGCATTGTTATGGACTGGTTCCCTGGGTCGGTTCAGTCGGAGATGCAGCGGAGTGGCGGCCGTCTCACCCTCGAGCAGATTCTCAG ATTTGGAGCAGATATTGCACGTGCAGTAGTTGAACTTCATGCAGCTGATGTTTTGTGTATGAATTTGAAACCATCCAATTTTCTCTTGGATGCAAATGGACATGCTGTGGTTTCCGATTATGGGCTTccattgattttgaaaaaaccttGTCATAGAGCGGGCATTTTTCCACCAGAACATGAGTCATCAAGACAGCATTGGTGTTTGGAATGCCTGTTTCTGAGTCCACATTATAGATCTCCGGAGGCATGGGAGCCTTTGAAGAGACCATTGCATTTGTTCAGGGATGACGGAATTGGCATATCCACTCAATCTGATGTGTGGAGCTTTGGCTGTGCCCTTGTTGAAATGTGCACTGGTTCCACTCC GTGGGCTGGGTTGAGCACAGAAGAAATTTATCGTTCTGTCGTCAAAGAAGGTAAGCTACCTCCACAGTATGCTAGTATTGTAGGCGTTGGGATTCCTAGAGAATTATGGAAGATGATTGGTGAGTGCCTACAATACAAGCCACTGAAAAGACCGACTTTCCATGCAATGCTTGCCGTATTTCTTAGACATCTACAGGGGATTCACCGGCCCCCTACTCGACCTACTGC TGAGGTGGCAAGTTCTCCTCGTATTGATAGGTTGGAACAATCCCCTACCTCTGTCTTGGACATCCTTCAGGTTAAAAGCAACCATCTTCATCAACTTGTATCTGAAGGAGATGTTAACGGTGTCAG AGATCTTCTTTCCAAGTCTGCATCAGGGAACAATAGCAGCTCTGTCATCTCTCTGCTGGAAGCTCATAATTCGGAAGGGCAAACTGCTTTGCACTTGGCATGTAGAAGGGGTTCTCCAGAACTGGTTGATGCAATCTTGGACTACAGTGACGCAGATATAGATTCCCCTGATGAAAACGGGAATCCACCAATAGTGTTTGCATTAGCTGTTGGATCTGCTGAATGTGTGCGTGCTCTTATCAGGAAATCTGCTAATGGTATGTTTAGGTTGATGGAAGGCTTTGGTCGGTCCGTTGCTCATGTTTGTGCATATTATGGACAACCTGATTGTATGCGT GAACTACTTCAGGCAGGGGCAGATCCCAATGCGGTTGATGATAATGGTGAATCTGTACTGCATGTGGCTATTGCAAAGAAATTTACTCCGTGTGCAATTGTAATTATGGAGCATGGGGGTTGCAAATCAATGGGGTTTCtcaattcaaaaaatttaac ACCTCTGCATATGTGCATCACATCCTTAAACGTAGATGTTGTTAAGAGGTGGGTTGAACTTGCATCACCTGAGGAGATTTCTGAAGCTATTGATATACCAAGTTCCACAGGAACCGCTTTATGCATGGCAGCTGCTCTTAAGAAAGACCGTGAGATAG AGGGAAGAGAACTTGTTAGAGTTCTGCTCAAGGCTAAAGCTGACCCAGCAGCCCAAGATCCCCAACAATGCCGAACAGTTCTGCATACAGCTGCCATGGCTAACGATGTTGAGTTGGTGAAG ATTATTCTCAATGCTGGAGTGGATGTAAACATCACAAACTTACACAATACAATACCTCTTCATTTGGCACTGGCAAGAGGTGCAAAACCATGTGTTCAGTTACTCTTGTCTGCTGGAGCAAACTGTAATTTACAG GATGATGATGGTGACAATGCCTTCCATTTAGCAGCAGATGCAGCAAAGTACATACGTGAATGCCTTGATtgcattttattgatattaaaatatccGGGTGCTGCTATTGGCGTAAGAAACCACAG TGGTAAGACATTTTGTGACCTGTTGGAAGCGCTGCCCCGAGAATGGATTTTTGAAGAGCTTATGGATGCGCTAGAAGAGAAGGGTATTCATTTGTCCCCAACGAT ATTTCAAGTGGGTGATTGGGTGAAATTCAAAAGATGTGTGACAAATCCTGCATATGGTTGGCAAGGTGCAGGGCCCAGGAGTGTTGGATTTGTGCAGGGTTCCCAAAGTAGTGATGGTCTTTCTGTATCATTTTGCTCTGGTGTCGCACATGTCTTGGCAGATGAGATTATCAAAGTCATTCCTATGGATCGGGGACAGCTTGTGCAACTTAAACCTGACGTGAGAGAGCCAAG GTTTAAGTTGTTTGAACAATCACGTGACAGCATTGGAACTGTCTTGTGtattgatgatgaagaaggaaTTATACGGATTGGGTTTACTGGTGCATCTAGAGGATTTCAAGCTGACCCTGCAGATTTTCAAAGACTTCAAGAATTCAAAGTTGGTGATTGGATTCGTGTACGATATACTTTGCCCGCTGCAAAACATGGCTTTGGAGATGTAACTCCAGGGAGTATTGGTGTTGTGTATGGTATCAGGCCAGACAGTAGTTTGTTGATAGAGTTTTGCTACGTGCAAAGCCCTTGGCTTTGTGAGCCCGAGGAGATTGAACCTGTTGTCCCCTTCAAG ATTGGAGACCAAGTATGTGTTAAACGCTCTATATCTGAACCTAGATACCCTTGGGATGGTGAGACACATAATAGTGTTGGAAAAGTTTGTGATATTGAGAGTAATGGTCTCTTAATAATTGATTTACCAAATCGGCATGGACCATGGAAAGTAGATCCATCTGACATGGAGAAGGTGGACAAATTTaag GTCGGTGACTGGGTTAGGGTGAAAACATCTGTACCCTCTCCAAAATATGGGTGGGATGATGTACCTCGAAGCAGCATTGGAATAATTTTTTCCTTAGAAGAGGATGGAGACGTAGATGTAGCATTTTGCTTCAGAAGTAAAACTTTTCCTTGCTCTGTTACAGACATTGAAAAAGTGCCACCTTTTGAAGTGGGACAAGAGGTTCACATCCTGCCGTCTGTTACTCAGCCGTTACTTGGATGGTCAGATGAAACCCCAGCCTCTTCAGGAAAACTTGAAAGAATTGATATGGATGGAACTCTAAAC gtgAGAGTAtctggaagaaaaaaattgtggaGAGTTGCTCCGGGCGATGCCGAAAAGCTATCAGGATTGGCAGTGGGTGATTGGGTCAGAATAAAGCAGTGTTTGGGAGCAAGATCAAATTATGAATCCAACAATACTGGGAAGGAAAATATAGCTGTAGTTTATAGTATACAAGATTACTCTTATGTAGACTTGGCGAGTTGTTTTCGTGAGGGGAAATTTCCTGTACACTGCACTGAAGTCGAAAAAATTCCTCCGATAAAAATCGGCCAGTATGTGCATTTCCGTGCTGGATTGATTATACCGAGATGGGGATGGAGAGGTGCTAATCCCAATTCAAGGGGTGTTGTGACTGCTGTAAATGCTAATGGAGAAATAAGAGTTTCACTGTTTGGCTTGTCCGGATGGTGGCGAGGAGATCCTGCAGATTTTGAGGTAGAACAAATGTATGCTGTAGGAGAATGggtgaaattaaaagaagattatACCGATGGACGAAAATCATTGCCAGCTGGGAGTATTGGTGTCGTACAAGGATTAAGTTatcaagaaaatgaatggGACGGTTCTGTTCTGGTAGGATTCTGTAGAGAACCGGAGTTGTGGGTGGGACATActtcaaaacttgaaaagaCCGAAAGATTTTATATAGGACAGCATGTGAAGGTGAAACCTTCCATACCAAATCCACGGTTCGGCTGGTCAGGCCACTCTCACGCCAGCATTGTTTCTATAACAGCAATCGATGCGGatggaaaaattaaagtatcTTCTTCATCACCTCAGAAGCTATGGATACTTGATCCATCAGAAGTTGTTATGGTAGAGGAAGAGCAACTCAACATCGGAGACTGGGTGAAGATCAAGCCATCTATTGTAATGCCTGCTTACCATTGGGGTGACGTTACTCGTCAAAGTGTCGGTGTGATCCACAAGATGGAAGATGGGGAGCTTTGGGTTGCCTTCTGCTTTATGGAGCAGCTGTGGATGTGCAAGGACTCAGAGATGGAGAAGGTGAGACCCTTTAGAGTCGGGGACACAGTGAGATTTCGAGAAGGATTAAAAATCCCTAGATGGGGATGGGGAATGGAAACACATGCTAGTAAAGGGCAAGTAGTAGGCGTTGATGCAAATGGAAAAGTAAGAGTTAGGTTTAGGTGGAGGGAAGGACGTCCATGGATCGGGGACCCTGCTGACCTTGTTCTTGACAATACTACTTGA